TTCTCGATTATGACCATATTTTCAAACCATTGTAAGTCCGGTGTATAGACAGGGAATTGATCGACCTTGCTTAAACCATCTTGCAGTTCGTGAATAGCATCCAAGTCATGATTATTTTGTTGTTCGTTGTCGAGTATGACGACTTTCTGTTTCTTCACCTAGTTTCAGCTCCCTTCTTACTGCCAAAATTCCATTATGAACCCTAGATTTAACTGTTCCTGAAGAAATTTTCATCCATGCACCAATTTCATCGTATGAATACCCATAATAATGCTTCAATACAATGGGAACCCGGACGTCTACAGGTAATTTTCCTAATGCCTCTAGTGCATCGTTCCACTCCTCGTTCCTGCTTTCAAAATGCCATTTCAGTTTTCGAAAAACTTCTTCTTGTCCTTTCCATTGGTTTTCTCTCTTCTGTTTTCTACATTGGTCAATATAAGCATTGGTGGCAATCGAGATTAACCAAGTGGAAAATTTACTTTGACCATTATAGAGATGAATCTTTTGAATACACTTTGCCATTGTTTCTTGTGCTAGTTCCTCTGCCATATCAGGATTCATTGTAATTTTCATTAAATACTTTACAAGGAATGGATAATTTTCTTTAAACAACATGGCAAATGCAAGATGATCCCCTTCTTTTGCACTTTTTATTAACGGATCCATCACACTTGTCCTCTCTTTCCCCCATCTACCCTCAATTTTCTGTCTATATATACGACGCGCAAATACAAATTTCGTTCATTTTAATTTGTGAATATTTTAATTCTATCACAAAAGGCACGAATTTCTTCGTGCCTTTCTGTTAATGATTCATATTTGGCCCTATTTTTTTCCAGCGTTTTTCCCACTTTTCTTTTTGGTTTTTCCACCTTTCTTCCCATTTTCTCGGACCATCATTAAAATACTCTTCAAGTGATTTTCGCCTCTGTTCTGCCTCTTCCTCTTGCTTCTTTTCAATTAAAGTATCAATGTGAGGGACATTGAATTTACTGGAAGGAGTACCTTGTAAGGCCTGTTTCATTACTTCACGAAAAAGAATAGCTGCTCCTGCTCCGCTTGTCGTTTTCAAGTAGTGTTTTTCATCCGTTTTATCGTAGCCCACCCACACAGCTCCAACTAGTTGTGGTGAGTAGCCAACAAACCATTGGTCCTTGACCCCAGTGATTCCTTCAATCGGTACTTGCGTCGAACCTGTTTTTCCTGCAATCTCTCTACCCGGAATTTGTGCGCTTTTTCCAGACCCATGCTCAACAACCCCAAGGAGCATGGTGGTAATGTGATCAGTTACGGATTTAGTTGTGACTTTTTCCTTTTTTTCCTTCCACTGTGCAATAATATTACCCTCTGCATCCACAATCTTTTTAATGACATGAGCTTTAATTTTAACTCCATTATTAGGGAAGACAGAATAGGCCTCAGCCATGACAAGCGGCGATACTCCTTGTTCTAATCCACCGAGTGCAAGTGATAGATTACGATCACCTTTTTGCAAAGGTATACCAAAGCGTTTGGTTGAATTTATTCCTTTTTCAATTCCTATCTCATTTAATAACCAGACTGCAGAAACATTTTTTGAATCTTTCACTGCTTCATACATTGGCACTTCACCAGCATATTCATGATTATAATTTTTTGGTTCGTATTCTCCAAAGGTCATTGGTTCATCTTTTAACATATCTGTTATTTTCCAGCCCGCTTCGAGGGCAGGTGTAAAGACTGCGATTGGTTTAATAGAAGAACCTGGCTGTGCTTTTAATTGTGTGGCACGGTTATAACCTCTAAAGGTATGCTCCCCTCGTCCGCCAACAAGGGCACGGATTCCACCGGTTTTGGGGTCAAGCAATATCCCTCCGCTTTGGATCAGAGAATCTGACCCCCTTGGAAATAAATCATCTCTTTGATACGTCTCCTCCATCGCTTTTTGCATAGCAGGATCTAGTTCGGTGTATATTTGATAGCCGCCTGTTAATAATTCATCCTGTGATAAATGATAGACATCGATGGCTTCTTCAAAAACTTGATCAACATAGTGCGGATACTTCCCTCGAAATGGATCTCCGCCTTTATTATTTAAGATAACCTTTTCATTTATCGCTTGTTCATATTGCTCTGTTGTAATATAGCCTTGATTCTTCATTTGATTGAGTACCAGATTTCTCCTCTGGGTTGCCTTGTCCAAGTGCTGATAGGGGTTTAGAGAAGAAGGTGCTTTTATTAGACCTGCCAGTAAGGCTGATTCGCTAATAGTGAGATCTTCGACTTCTTTGCCAAAATAATTGCTTGCTGCATGCTTTATCCCCCAGGCACCATCACCAAAATAAATTTGATTTAAGTACATTTGAAGGATTTCTGATTTGCTAAATTGTCTCTCGATTTCCATCGCTAAAAACACTTCATCTATCTTTCTTTTTAGTGTTTTCTGAGAGGTTAGTAAAGTGTTTTTTGTTAATTGCTGAGTAATTGTACTGCCGCCTTCTACCATTCCACGGGCTTTTATGTCCCGAATAAGTGCTCTTGTAATCCCAATATAATCTACACCATGGTGTTCATAGAATCTACGGTCCTCTATGGCAATTACTGCATTTTTCATCGAGTCAGGAACCTGATTAATCGAAATACCCTCATTTTTATTTGCAGATACTTTACTTGCAACCTCACCATTCAAATCATAAAATACGGTTGCCTGGGGAAGTTCATTTTTTAGGGAAGAAATATCTGCATCCATTGAATAAGCGTACACGATACCTAGAAAGCCCAAAACTAAAAGAGAAAACGAGAGAACCATTACTTGGTTCATATGCCATCGCTTCCAATTATTCACTACCTTTTTCATAATTCCTCCTTAAGTAAATAAGAAATGAAGGGCATCATTTTCTTTTTCCCAAAAAGGGGAAATATTAACCAATTTTTTGGTTAAAAAAAAGAAAAGCACTCAAAATTGCATTCGAATGCTTTTCTTTATTCGTTCTTGGTTAATTCTCTAAAGCGAATTTTGGATTGCTTTTCATCAAAGCTGCTGTATACCCGATAGTGTTTGTCATCCAATATCCGAAAATGTTTACTTAGTATATTCTGCTGGAGGACAAATCCGTTTTTTCTTGTGACTTCACGCCACCAAATTTTTCCTCCAAAGGTTTTCATTCTCCGATAATCTATTCCTTCGCGTGCCACGGTTTCCAAGACTTCTAACGGTTCATTACCAAATAAAAATTGGACTGTTTCTGTTTCTCTAAACAAAGCACAAATGGTGACTACCGTCGACCAGCCTGCCAGCACTCTTCCTTTTTCAATTTGAACTAAGGTCTTCTTTGAAACACCAATGATCTCTGCCATTTTATCCTGGGTATAACCTGCTTCTGTACGAATTAATCGCAGTTTATCTGAAACTAGCAAAATAATTTCATTTCTATTCAATTAAAACCCTTCCTTCAATACACCTATTAGTGTAATTTTACACAAGTTCACACATATTGAAAAGAAAAAACTGCTATCAATAAATGAATAGCAGTTTTACAGTGTTATTTTGGCGGAATTCCACATTGACTTTGTCTCGAGCAGGACTTTTCAAGGTCACAAGCTGCACATTTCCCTTTTTTTGATTTATTTATAAATTTCACTAATGCCCAAGTGGCGTATCCAAATATCGTAGCGCCAATGATGATATTAGCTATCATACGGTACCATCCTCATCTTAGACTAATCCAAACAGTTTTCCGCCCTGATAAATGACCAAGCATAAAACATAAGCAATAAACAATGCATACATCATTGAAAAAGCAGTCCATTTCTTTGAGCCAGTTTCTTTATAAATAGTAGCCGTAGTAGCTAAACAAGGAATATATAAAAGGATAAAAACCATGAAGCTATAGGCCGCAAGCGGGGTGTAATAATTGCTCAATAAACCTTGTAAGCCCGCATCATTTGGAACAAAGTAAATAATATTCATGGTAGAAATAATTGCTTCTTTTGCTAAAAATCCTGTTATTAACGAAGCTACCGCTTGCCAAGTGCCGAACCCAATTGGTTCTAAAATCGGCGCAAATAAATTACCAATTGCAGCTAAAAAGCTATCATCCATATCCACTTTTAATCCATTGGGACCTGCATATGATAATAGCCATATGAAAACCGAACCTGCGAAAATAAACGTTCCCGCTTTACGAACAAAGCCCTTTCCCTTATCCCATGTACTTCTCCAAAGTGATTGAACTTGCGGAAGGCGATAAGGCGGCAGTTCTATCACGAATAGTGATGTTTCTGATTTTAATAGTGTTTTAGTAAATATTTTTGCTAAAACAAGAGCGACAACGATACCTAGAACATAAAGACTTAATACCACTAGTGCTTTATGACCTACAAAAAATGCCCCAACAAATAACGCGTACACTGGTAATCGTGCCGAGCATGACATTAGTGGAGTTAATAATATTGTCATTAGTCTCTCACGAGGTGTTTCAATGGTTCTTGACGCCATGATACCGGGTACATTACAGCCAAATCCAATCATCATCGGAATAAATGTCTTGCCATTCAGCCCCACGGACTCCATAATTCTGTCCATAACAAGAGCTACCCTCGCCATGTAACCAGAATCCTCCAACAAGGATATAAAAAAGAACAGAATAAATATCTGTGGAACAAACACAAGGACTCCACCGACACCGGCAATAAGTCCTTCAATAATTAATGCATGTATGAAATCTGAGGCATGGACAGCTCCAAGGAATTTTTCTGCACCTGTTGTCACTTGTCCGGTTAAGACTCCATCCAGAATATCTGACAATGGAGTTCCCAACCAATCAAACGTCAACATAAACATTAAATACAAACAAATTAAGAAAATTGGCATTCCTAAATAGCGATTCGTGACGATGGCATCAATCTTCTCTGACATGGGTACAACTGTACTTACCTTCCGAACTGAGTTTTCAAGTATCTTTTCAATAACCTCTTTTCTCTTCAAGTAAATAAAGTTTGCCAGCGATTTTACATGACCATTTTCTTGAATTAACAAAGTCTCCAATTGAGTAAGGTATGATACAAGTTCAGCAGGTTCTATTATGTCAGAAAGAAAATTTTTCACGTATTCATTCCCTTCAAATAATTGAAGAGCTAGCCATCTAGGGGAATGATCTGTCTTACCGATAAGCTCAATACTTAATTTAGTAATAGCCTTTTCAACTGTATTGCCATAATAAACATGTTTTTTTACCTTTGAATGACTTGAACTGGTTGAAATAACCTCTATTAATCTATTGCATCCTTTGCCGCTTCTCGCAACAACAGGAACCACAGGTACGCCTAAAATCTGTGATAACTTTTCCGTATCAATTTGTATGCCTCGATTGGCCGCGACATCCACCATATTCAAACCGATTAGTGCAGGTTTTTCATATTCGAGCAATTGTAATGTTAAATGCAAATTACGCTCTAATTGCGATGCATCCAAAATATTAAGCAATCTGTCTACAGGTTCCTCTAAAAAAAAGGTAGTAACTACCCCTTCATCCCTTGATAATGGATTGAGTGAATATATCCCTGGCAAATCAATTAATCTCCCTAGATTATTCTTGAAAACTCCGACCTTCTTCTCAACTGTAACACCGCTCCAGTTTCCTACATACTCATAGGAACCAGTAAGATTATTAAACAATGAAGTTTTTCCGGTATTCGGGTTTCCAATAAGTGCGATTTCCATTAAACCCTCTCCACTTCTATTAAGCGAGCTTCTTTACGACGAAGACCTACGCATTGTCCACATGATTCGATCATGATTGGTCCCCCAAAAGGCATGACACATTTAACACAAACCTCAGAACCTTCTGTTATCCCTAGGTCCAACAATCGTCTTTGGACCATTCTGCCAACTTTGGATATATCTATGATTTTTCCTTTATCTCCTACTTTAAGCGAACCGAACATCACCATCACCCTTACATAGGTTAATTGAGAATGATTATCTTTATTTATATCATTATTTTACCATTGAAAAATGGCTGATTTTGTGACAAAAGTTCGAAAAAAAAATAGAAAAGTCACAGACTTTTCTATTTTTTAACTTATATCATTTTTTTCGGTGCGGCTGTGATCACAAGGATAACAATAATCGCACATACGATAAAGCTCGGGAGCATATAGGTTCCATTGTATAACAGAGAGTATACTGCTGCCGGCTGACCCTCGGGTGCGTATTCGCCAAAAAACACAATTCCTGATATCACATGTGCAAGATATCTTAGTGCACTCCCTAAAAATGTTCCGAATAACACAAATGTAACCCATTTCCTTCTATTATTATGGGAAAGAGAATCTTTCAGTTGTGAAGCAAAAATACCTGCTAGACCAACGACTGAAAAGGCAATAGCATAATCAATAATTCCTTGTAGAAGCGTATAGATTTGCGAAAAACCAAGGATGAACTGAAGTAATCCTAGTAAAAATCCAGATAAAATACCGCCTTTTACTCCCCATCGAAATGACATAATGAAAATGGGAACCATCGCAATAGAAATTGACCCTCCTTGCGGCCATATTTTTAATGACAACAATCCCGAAACCAAATCCAATAAATAAGCAAGTGCCGAAAATACTGCTACCTCAACCAAGAATAATGTGTTATTACGCTTTTTCTCCATACATGTTCCCCCTAATTTTGTTTGTATTTTAGAAACCGTTCGATAGTTTAACTGTTTAATATGGCGCCCTATATACAAAAAAGCAATGCAGGACATATAAGGATTGTCTGCATTGCTTAAAATTTAATATTCGGCAAACCACATCCCTACGCTAGTGTTAACTAACAGGTTCATAGGGTCAGAACTCGAACGTTCACTCTCAGCCACCAAAAGCAGCTCCCCTTGTGGAAATATTTAATTATGTTCATAGACGAATATACTATTTTTATAGGGCTTTTACAAGGATAAACTTCGATTCATGTTATAATTAGATAAACTATCAAATAACGGATAAAAATTGATAAAATTTACCTATATTTAATTAAAGGAATTTCCAGCTATTATCACGAATTTAATTTAATCAGTTCGGCATGTCTTAGGAGGAAACTGTGATGTTATCTGAGTTACATATGGATTTAATAGCTTTTTTTAATAAGAACAAAGAGGAATTGCTTCGTGAATGGGAAAATTCCATTGTTATTTCTAAAGGAGATCCCTATAAAGAAAAAATAAGTCTAAATGGAATTGCCATTTTTAATATAGTATTAACTATGCATACAATGACCGAAGAGGAACTCCTAGAAACGATTCAAAAGTATGCGTTAGAAATTTCCGAAGAAAGAGCCTTAGCTACTATCAACATTGGAGACTTTGTCTATAATGTTAATCTTGGCAGGTCTGTTTTATATAGTTATTTAAGTAAGTCAGGTCTCGTATGGGCAGAGCTTCAAGAATCCATTAATAAGATAAATTTCTGCTTTGATAAATTTTTATATTACGCAGTTACTCATTATACAGAAGCAAAAAATAAAATCATTGAAGAAAAAACGATGTTTATTGATTCTACTCATCAAGACCGTTTAACCCTTCTAGGGCAAATGACATCCAGTTTTATTCATGAATTTAGAAACCCACTGACGTCGATACAAGGTTTTATTCAGCTTCTAAAGGCAGACTACCCTGAAATGAAATATCTCGATATTATCTCCAGTGAGTTGGATCAACTTAATTTCCGTATCTCACAATTTCTACTTTTGTCTAAAAAAGAATTAATTGGAAAAGAAAAGGAACAATTTAATCAGAATAAATTAATTGATGAAGTGTTAAATTTCCTATACCCAAGTATTTTAGACGGTAAGGTAAAAATTAAAAAGGATATCGTCGATGAAATCACCCTTTTTGGATATGCAGATGAAATGAGACAAGTCTTCATTAATATTATTTTCAATGCCATTGACGTGTTAAACCATCACAGAGTACCGAACCCAACGATTGAAATTAAATGCACTATAGATAATAATTCACATGTTGTTTTATCTATATCTAATAATGGTCCAATGATTCCTGCTGAATTAAGTAAGACCATTTTTGAGCCTTTTTTCACAACAAAAAAGCTGGGTACTGGTCTTGGCTTATTTGTATGTAAGGAAATCATTGAAAAGCATAAAGGTGAATTAACCTGCCTCTCAACTCCAGACCTAACCGTATTTACCATTAAATTACCCCTTGCTGCGTCTCCTATATAGGAGGCGTTATTTGTATTTTTTATTTTTGAAAATTTATAATTTTCTGATTCATATAGACAAGACTTTTCTCATAAAATGTTTATACCAACCATTATACAAACCAGAACGTTTGACTGTACAGTTGTAATTTACTATAATTATTTTTAAATTTAGATTACTCGAGGTGATTTGATGGGGCTGTCTATCGTATCGGTGAATTAGCAGAAATTGCAATGGTCTCTAAACGCACAATTGATTATTACACATCAATTGGTTTACTAAGTGCAGAACGATCCCAATCTAATTATCGAATTTATACTGAAGAATCCTTAAAGGACTTAAAATTTATTGAGGAATGTAAGAGTTTGCACTACCCTCTTGACGAGATTAAAAGAAAACTAGATATGAAGAAGGACAAAACAATTCGTGATTCAGAAGTGGAAAAACATGTAAATGCAGTTACACAGCAAATGCATCAGCTGCAGAATGATTTATATGACCTAACTTCATTTATTGAAAAATTAGATGACATGCAGAAAGAAAAATTTGCAACAAATCTAATGATGCTAAAATCAGTCTTAAAGGAATCCCTTTTGAGAATAACGAGTTGATTTTTTTAAATTACTAGGAGGTGACTCCTTAACTCGTATGTAACGAGCTAAGGGAACTTATTTGGACATATTTAACTTGGTTTTAATAGCCATTTTAATTGCGTTAACTGCTTTTTTTGTAACTTCAGAGTTTGCTATTGTTAAAATTCGCAGTTCACGAATTGACCAGTTAATCGAGGAAGGTAATTCGAGTGCTATCTCTGCAAAAAAAGTCATTTCAAATTTAGATGAATATCTTTCAGCTTGTCAATTAGGAATTACGATTACTGCCCTTGCTTTAGGTTGGATTGGGGAATCCACCATTGAGCATTTGCTCACTCCCCTTTTCAATGGACTAGAAATTCCTGAAGGTGTTTCCCACGTATTATCCATTGGGATTGCATTTGCGACCATTACATTTTTACATGTTGTCGTAGGAGAACTGGCACCTAAAACACTGGCTATACAAAAAGCTGAATTGATTACACTGGTTATGTCGCGGCCTCTAATCTTCTTTTATAAAGTGATGTATCCGTTTATTTGGTTATTAAATGGATCAGCACGTATTGTAACGAGCATTTTTGGTCTTAAACCAGTATCTGAAAGCGAAATGGCACATACCGAGGAAGAGCTTCGAATTATCCTCTCAGAAAGCTATAAAAGTGGCGAAATTAACCAATCTGAGTTTAAGTATGTAAATAAAATTTTTGAATTTGATAACCGAATTGCCAAAGAAATTATGGTACCAAGAACAGAAATCGTTTCATTATCTAAAGATGATACACTCGATACTTTTCTCGAAGTGATTCGTGAAGAAAAGTATACGAGATATCCAATTATTGATGGTGATAAAGACCATATTATTGGTTTAGTAAATATTAAGGAAATGGTTACGGATTTAATCAGTAAAGAGACCTTGTCTACGAAAACACTTGAACATTATACTCGTCCGATAATTAGAGTGATTGAAACCATACCAATCCATGATTTGCTTGTAAAAATGCAGAAAGATCGAATGCACATGGCTATTTTAATGGACGAATATGGCGGTACCTCTGGCCTGGTCACGGTTGAAGATATCCTTGAGGAGATTGTTGGTGAAATCCGGGATGAATTTGATTCGGATGAGATTCCAATGATACGTAAAATTAAGGAGAACCATTATATTATAGATTCAAAAGTTTTAGTCACAGAAGTGAATGATCTGTTGGGCGTCGATATTGATGATGAAGATATAGACACCATTGGCGGCTGGATATTAACGGAGAATTATGAGGCCAAAGAAGGAGACTCCATTCATCACGATTCCTATGCCTTTAAAATACTTGATATGGAAGAACACCATATTAAATATATCGAGGTAACAAAGATTGTAAATGAGGAAGCAAGTACGAATAAGATAGCTTTGCCTCAAACAGAAGTACTTTCTTAATAATTGTGTTTTTGAAACAGACCAGGCAGGTCTGTTTTTTTTGTAATAAAATTGTAATATTTTCCCTAAAATCCAATCACCTTCACCCTTCTAATCATATTCTAAAACTAAAGGAGGGAGAAATTACGATGGAATTAATTTTCTTATTTTTAGCGGCAATACTTTCTGGATTTGTTTTAATGAGTGTAGAACTGGTATCATTTTTAAGCTTCTTAGGTCCAATTTTTGATATCGTTGGCTCATTAGCAATGATTATTTTTTCTTTAGCGTTTATCTATAAGGCGCTGAAAGCACTATTTGGCAAATAAATTGTAAGCGATCGCATTCTTCTATTCAACACATAAAAAAAGATCAGTTTATCATATCTGATCTTTTTTTTATTTATCTGTTTTTTAGGATAATGATTTCTTCTTCCGCTTTGGCTAATTTGATTAGGTGTTAATCTAGGCGACGATTAATATGCTTAATATCCTCACCATTCCCTAAGTTGTTTTCTAACTGTTTTACTACATTGCCTTGCACGTCTTCAATACGCTGCAGTGATTCTTTTATATCTGATAAGTCAATTTGATTAACCTCAACTCGGTGCTCAATTCTGTCCATTTGCTCCAACCGAGAAAGTCTATGTTCGATGTTTTCTAATGTTTTATTAAACGTATTTATTAGTGTTTTAATATCAGAAATGTTCTCTGTTAATTTATCAAGTTTTTGCTCCATAGTTAGGATCTCCCTTTTCGTATTACATCCATTTTATCACCTTTAACACTTTGATATGTTACAAATTCTAAAACATTACTAAACGGTATTTTTTAGGTATCCACTTTTCATGATGTTTATTGCGAAAATATGACCATTTTTTAAAATAACCTTTACGACAGAATTACTTGTGAAAAATATCACATGCAAATCTAATAAAAAGACTTAATCTAATATCATAAGGAATGATTTCTTTTTAAATTAACAGTTTTCAATCTTATTATAGCTATTACCATTTTGAAAAGGTTGGTGCATTTATATGTTACTTTCTATTGATGAAAAAGCTGCAAAGTGGTTTACGAATGAATTCGAGATCAATACTGTGAGAATGTATCCGCAATATGATGGTTTTGGTGAAAAACACAAGGGCTTCAGCCTAGCGTTTTCTGCAGAGTCACCAACAAATATCGGCTTTACGAAAGAAATAAATGGTATTAACTTCTATGTAGAAGGAAATGATGTATGGTTTTTCGAGGATACTGAAACTTGTTTGTCCTATAACGAAGAAATGAAGGAAATCCAAATAAGCTTTAAAGACACATTTGCAATTAACTAATTCTTCTCCAATATTATTTCCTTAGGGCACCCATCATAAATGGCTGCCCTATTTCCTATTTTATTAGTATACTTAAATTACATTATTAAAAATCAGAATAAAATGCGATCTGTATTGGAATAATGTAAGCGCCTATATAATAAAATCTGTGAGCAGTATGG
This genomic stretch from Neobacillus niacini harbors:
- the sigY gene encoding RNA polymerase sigma factor SigY is translated as MDPLIKSAKEGDHLAFAMLFKENYPFLVKYLMKITMNPDMAEELAQETMAKCIQKIHLYNGQSKFSTWLISIATNAYIDQCRKQKRENQWKGQEEVFRKLKWHFESRNEEWNDALEALGKLPVDVRVPIVLKHYYGYSYDEIGAWMKISSGTVKSRVHNGILAVRRELKLGEETESRHTRQRTTK
- a CDS encoding transglycosylase domain-containing protein, producing the protein MKKVVNNWKRWHMNQVMVLSFSLLVLGFLGIVYAYSMDADISSLKNELPQATVFYDLNGEVASKVSANKNEGISINQVPDSMKNAVIAIEDRRFYEHHGVDYIGITRALIRDIKARGMVEGGSTITQQLTKNTLLTSQKTLKRKIDEVFLAMEIERQFSKSEILQMYLNQIYFGDGAWGIKHAASNYFGKEVEDLTISESALLAGLIKAPSSLNPYQHLDKATQRRNLVLNQMKNQGYITTEQYEQAINEKVILNNKGGDPFRGKYPHYVDQVFEEAIDVYHLSQDELLTGGYQIYTELDPAMQKAMEETYQRDDLFPRGSDSLIQSGGILLDPKTGGIRALVGGRGEHTFRGYNRATQLKAQPGSSIKPIAVFTPALEAGWKITDMLKDEPMTFGEYEPKNYNHEYAGEVPMYEAVKDSKNVSAVWLLNEIGIEKGINSTKRFGIPLQKGDRNLSLALGGLEQGVSPLVMAEAYSVFPNNGVKIKAHVIKKIVDAEGNIIAQWKEKKEKVTTKSVTDHITTMLLGVVEHGSGKSAQIPGREIAGKTGSTQVPIEGITGVKDQWFVGYSPQLVGAVWVGYDKTDEKHYLKTTSGAGAAILFREVMKQALQGTPSSKFNVPHIDTLIEKKQEEEAEQRRKSLEEYFNDGPRKWEERWKNQKEKWEKRWKKIGPNMNH
- a CDS encoding helix-turn-helix transcriptional regulator; translation: MNRNEIILLVSDKLRLIRTEAGYTQDKMAEIIGVSKKTLVQIEKGRVLAGWSTVVTICALFRETETVQFLFGNEPLEVLETVAREGIDYRRMKTFGGKIWWREVTRKNGFVLQQNILSKHFRILDDKHYRVYSSFDEKQSKIRFRELTKNE
- a CDS encoding FeoB-associated Cys-rich membrane protein — protein: MIANIIIGATIFGYATWALVKFINKSKKGKCAACDLEKSCSRQSQCGIPPK
- the feoB gene encoding ferrous iron transport protein B yields the protein MEIALIGNPNTGKTSLFNNLTGSYEYVGNWSGVTVEKKVGVFKNNLGRLIDLPGIYSLNPLSRDEGVVTTFFLEEPVDRLLNILDASQLERNLHLTLQLLEYEKPALIGLNMVDVAANRGIQIDTEKLSQILGVPVVPVVARSGKGCNRLIEVISTSSSHSKVKKHVYYGNTVEKAITKLSIELIGKTDHSPRWLALQLFEGNEYVKNFLSDIIEPAELVSYLTQLETLLIQENGHVKSLANFIYLKRKEVIEKILENSVRKVSTVVPMSEKIDAIVTNRYLGMPIFLICLYLMFMLTFDWLGTPLSDILDGVLTGQVTTGAEKFLGAVHASDFIHALIIEGLIAGVGGVLVFVPQIFILFFFISLLEDSGYMARVALVMDRIMESVGLNGKTFIPMMIGFGCNVPGIMASRTIETPRERLMTILLTPLMSCSARLPVYALFVGAFFVGHKALVVLSLYVLGIVVALVLAKIFTKTLLKSETSLFVIELPPYRLPQVQSLWRSTWDKGKGFVRKAGTFIFAGSVFIWLLSYAGPNGLKVDMDDSFLAAIGNLFAPILEPIGFGTWQAVASLITGFLAKEAIISTMNIIYFVPNDAGLQGLLSNYYTPLAAYSFMVFILLYIPCLATTATIYKETGSKKWTAFSMMYALFIAYVLCLVIYQGGKLFGLV
- a CDS encoding FeoA family protein, with protein sequence MVMFGSLKVGDKGKIIDISKVGRMVQRRLLDLGITEGSEVCVKCVMPFGGPIMIESCGQCVGLRRKEARLIEVERV
- the thiT gene encoding energy-coupled thiamine transporter ThiT; its protein translation is MEKKRNNTLFLVEVAVFSALAYLLDLVSGLLSLKIWPQGGSISIAMVPIFIMSFRWGVKGGILSGFLLGLLQFILGFSQIYTLLQGIIDYAIAFSVVGLAGIFASQLKDSLSHNNRRKWVTFVLFGTFLGSALRYLAHVISGIVFFGEYAPEGQPAAVYSLLYNGTYMLPSFIVCAIIVILVITAAPKKMI
- a CDS encoding histidine kinase N-terminal domain-containing protein — encoded protein: MLSELHMDLIAFFNKNKEELLREWENSIVISKGDPYKEKISLNGIAIFNIVLTMHTMTEEELLETIQKYALEISEERALATINIGDFVYNVNLGRSVLYSYLSKSGLVWAELQESINKINFCFDKFLYYAVTHYTEAKNKIIEEKTMFIDSTHQDRLTLLGQMTSSFIHEFRNPLTSIQGFIQLLKADYPEMKYLDIISSELDQLNFRISQFLLLSKKELIGKEKEQFNQNKLIDEVLNFLYPSILDGKVKIKKDIVDEITLFGYADEMRQVFINIIFNAIDVLNHHRVPNPTIEIKCTIDNNSHVVLSISNNGPMIPAELSKTIFEPFFTTKKLGTGLGLFVCKEIIEKHKGELTCLSTPDLTVFTIKLPLAASPI
- a CDS encoding MerR family transcriptional regulator, encoding MVSKRTIDYYTSIGLLSAERSQSNYRIYTEESLKDLKFIEECKSLHYPLDEIKRKLDMKKDKTIRDSEVEKHVNAVTQQMHQLQNDLYDLTSFIEKLDDMQKEKFATNLMMLKSVLKESLLRITS
- a CDS encoding hemolysin family protein; this encodes MDIFNLVLIAILIALTAFFVTSEFAIVKIRSSRIDQLIEEGNSSAISAKKVISNLDEYLSACQLGITITALALGWIGESTIEHLLTPLFNGLEIPEGVSHVLSIGIAFATITFLHVVVGELAPKTLAIQKAELITLVMSRPLIFFYKVMYPFIWLLNGSARIVTSIFGLKPVSESEMAHTEEELRIILSESYKSGEINQSEFKYVNKIFEFDNRIAKEIMVPRTEIVSLSKDDTLDTFLEVIREEKYTRYPIIDGDKDHIIGLVNIKEMVTDLISKETLSTKTLEHYTRPIIRVIETIPIHDLLVKMQKDRMHMAILMDEYGGTSGLVTVEDILEEIVGEIRDEFDSDEIPMIRKIKENHYIIDSKVLVTEVNDLLGVDIDDEDIDTIGGWILTENYEAKEGDSIHHDSYAFKILDMEEHHIKYIEVTKIVNEEASTNKIALPQTEVLS
- a CDS encoding HesB/YadR/YfhF family protein; translation: MLLSIDEKAAKWFTNEFEINTVRMYPQYDGFGEKHKGFSLAFSAESPTNIGFTKEINGINFYVEGNDVWFFEDTETCLSYNEEMKEIQISFKDTFAIN